A single genomic interval of Lewinellaceae bacterium harbors:
- a CDS encoding agmatine deiminase family protein, producing MMKWLLTLIVCTATWAAFAQEPSLPHYPTRAEAREMDAFIDSLQSRAPGLIPEPPPAPVRTMAEWEEIQAIAISWTQQYAEILIEIVRHSAPECTVIVIASNANSVSNQLQAAGVPMDHVEILAAPYNSVWIRDYGPWTVYHNDVDSLMIVDWIYNRPWRPQDDLIPTVLAERFNLPIYEATAAPYDWIHTGGNNLRDGMGTNFSSELVLEENPGKTEAEIDAIARAYLGASRYIKFPNLPYDLIHHLDMHIRFIDEETVIIGQYPEGVADGPQIEENIEYLSQEVPTAFGNAYKVIRVPMPPDANGRYPDNNGDYRTYTNSIFVNKTILVPVYEERYDTTALRIYREELPGYKVVGIDCNDIIPAFGAIHCITKLIGVNDPLWIAHSRLRDTDDTANDYLARATIKHRSGIANATLYYRIKPEVDYTAVPMALEDAGAALWSAAIPAQAGDVEVQYYIHATAQSGKQQVRPLVAPEGYFQFRVDALAPAFGVSQPEICPGGQVQFQDQSSGNISAWQWIFPGGQPAASNEQNPIVAYSQPGSYNATLIIGNGLAFDTLSLDSAVAVAEGVAPYFEAFNELLSANSWQVDNPDADAAAWSATEESLCYQGALAMDNFNNDTRNTSDYFRARFNLNGLSDPELRFDLAYAPYDEEHFDGLRIRAIACDGQETLLYEAYGAGLATAAATTNAFVPSDCSLWRQEVISLQAFAGQTVVIEFENAGGYGNLLYIDNVDISAPQLANQPPSVAIASPTDGAVFTGSLPELELRATAEDLDGIVRTVDFFVNADSIGTAPFPPFILNYPLPSYGAYTLQARAVDDDGSRSFSSPVQITAEPPSAVTVLPGSSGIQFELFPNPASGYLNIRFGSSQAATVSIQLFNSLGQRVHTLETTLLSGATLRQLPIGHLPAGIYQLSVSCEEASGSRMVVVE from the coding sequence ATGATGAAGTGGTTACTCACACTAATAGTTTGCACTGCCACCTGGGCGGCCTTCGCCCAGGAGCCATCCCTCCCCCACTACCCCACCCGGGCCGAGGCACGGGAAATGGACGCCTTCATCGACTCCCTGCAGTCGCGCGCGCCTGGCCTGATCCCCGAACCGCCGCCGGCGCCGGTGCGCACCATGGCCGAATGGGAAGAGATACAGGCGATCGCCATCAGCTGGACCCAGCAGTACGCGGAGATTCTCATCGAGATCGTCCGCCACAGCGCGCCGGAGTGCACCGTTATCGTCATCGCCTCCAACGCCAACTCGGTTTCCAACCAGTTGCAGGCCGCCGGCGTCCCGATGGATCATGTAGAAATCCTCGCTGCCCCTTACAATTCCGTCTGGATTCGCGACTACGGCCCCTGGACGGTCTACCACAACGACGTCGACAGCCTGATGATCGTCGACTGGATTTACAACCGCCCCTGGCGGCCGCAGGACGACCTCATCCCGACGGTGCTCGCCGAGCGTTTCAACCTGCCCATTTACGAAGCTACGGCTGCGCCCTACGACTGGATACACACCGGCGGCAACAACCTGCGCGACGGCATGGGCACCAACTTCTCCTCCGAGCTCGTCCTGGAAGAAAACCCCGGAAAAACCGAGGCCGAGATCGACGCCATCGCCCGGGCCTACCTGGGCGCCAGCCGTTACATCAAGTTTCCCAACCTGCCTTACGACCTCATTCACCACCTCGACATGCACATCCGCTTCATCGATGAGGAGACAGTCATCATCGGGCAATACCCGGAAGGAGTGGCCGACGGGCCGCAGATCGAGGAAAACATTGAATATCTTTCCCAGGAAGTGCCCACCGCATTCGGAAATGCCTACAAGGTCATCCGCGTCCCGATGCCACCTGACGCCAATGGCCGCTACCCGGACAACAACGGCGATTACCGCACCTACACCAACTCCATTTTTGTCAACAAGACCATCCTGGTACCCGTCTACGAAGAGCGCTACGACACCACGGCGCTGCGCATTTACCGGGAGGAGCTTCCCGGCTACAAGGTAGTGGGGATCGACTGCAACGACATCATCCCCGCCTTTGGGGCCATCCACTGCATCACCAAGCTGATCGGCGTGAACGACCCCTTGTGGATCGCTCATTCGCGGCTGAGGGATACGGACGATACAGCAAACGATTACCTGGCCCGGGCCACCATCAAGCACCGCAGCGGCATCGCCAACGCCACCTTATATTACCGCATAAAGCCGGAGGTGGATTACACCGCCGTGCCAATGGCCCTGGAAGATGCCGGGGCCGCCCTGTGGTCGGCGGCCATCCCGGCCCAGGCCGGCGATGTCGAGGTGCAGTACTATATTCACGCCACCGCCCAATCCGGCAAGCAGCAGGTGCGGCCGCTGGTAGCTCCGGAGGGCTATTTCCAATTTCGGGTAGACGCCCTGGCGCCCGCCTTTGGCGTTTCCCAGCCGGAAATCTGCCCGGGCGGCCAGGTGCAGTTCCAGGACCAATCGTCCGGAAACATCAGCGCCTGGCAGTGGATTTTCCCGGGCGGGCAGCCTGCCGCCTCCAATGAGCAAAACCCCATCGTGGCTTATTCACAGCCCGGAAGCTACAACGCCACCCTCATCATTGGCAACGGCCTGGCATTCGACACTCTGAGCCTCGACAGCGCCGTCGCGGTCGCCGAAGGCGTCGCGCCTTACTTCGAAGCTTTCAATGAGCTGCTGAGCGCCAACAGCTGGCAGGTGGACAACCCCGATGCCGATGCTGCTGCGTGGTCCGCCACCGAAGAAAGCCTTTGTTATCAGGGGGCCTTGGCGATGGACAATTTCAACAACGACACCCGCAATACCAGCGATTATTTCCGCGCCCGCTTCAACCTCAACGGCCTCAGCGACCCGGAGCTGCGATTCGACCTGGCCTATGCGCCTTATGACGAGGAGCATTTCGACGGCCTGCGGATACGGGCCATTGCCTGCGACGGGCAGGAAACCCTGCTGTATGAGGCCTACGGCGCCGGTTTGGCCACCGCCGCCGCCACTACCAACGCCTTTGTGCCTTCCGATTGCAGCCTCTGGAGGCAGGAGGTGATTTCCCTGCAGGCCTTCGCCGGCCAAACCGTCGTCATTGAATTTGAAAATGCCGGCGGATATGGCAATCTGCTGTATATCGACAACGTCGACATCAGCGCGCCTCAACTGGCCAACCAACCGCCATCGGTCGCCATTGCTTCCCCTACGGATGGCGCCGTTTTTACAGGCAGCTTGCCGGAGCTGGAGCTCCGGGCAACAGCCGAAGATTTGGATGGAATTGTCCGAACGGTCGATTTCTTCGTCAACGCCGATTCCATAGGCACAGCCCCTTTCCCGCCGTTCATCCTGAATTATCCCCTGCCGTCCTACGGGGCTTACACCCTTCAGGCCAGAGCAGTGGATGACGACGGCTCCCGGTCCTTTTCTTCTCCGGTACAGATAACGGCGGAGCCCCCGAGCGCCGTCACTGTCCTCCCGGGCAGTTCGGGCATTCAATTCGAGCTGTTCCCCAACCCGGCTTCCGGCTACCTGAACATCCGGTTCGGCAGCAGCCAGGCCGCAACGGTTTCCATTCAGCTATTCAACTCTCTGGGACAGCGCGTCCATACCTTAGAAACCACACTGCTCAGCGGCGCCACGCTCCGGCAACTGCCCATAGGCCATTTGCCGGCCGGCATTTACCAATTATCGGTTTCCTGCGAGGAGGCCAGCGGCAGCAGGATGGTGGTGGTCGAGTGA
- a CDS encoding DUF433 domain-containing protein, with product MISEVITISPEIQSGTPVFASTRVPIKILFDYLKGGDSIEEFLHDFPSVRKEQVVQLLEFFEHIVTFNLTSHEKSAA from the coding sequence ATGATCTCAGAAGTCATAACCATTTCCCCGGAAATTCAAAGCGGAACTCCTGTTTTTGCGAGCACCAGAGTTCCGATAAAAATTCTTTTCGATTATTTGAAAGGGGGGGACAGCATTGAAGAATTTTTGCATGATTTTCCATCTGTAAGGAAGGAACAAGTAGTGCAATTATTGGAATTCTTTGAGCATATTGTAACTTTCAACCTCACTTCTCATGAAAAAAGTGCTGCTTGA
- a CDS encoding ATP-binding protein — MLYNFRINIIVRISIILLLVAGAAGSFIQDYTLTSAFIVALLAFAVSNLIYYVNQTNRDLANFIESVQYNDFTTTTSARHKGESFDELYQSFNMVNRKFQDIRAEKEANHQFLQSIVEHIDIGLLCFNDEEEIILMNKALQALIHKSYLINLGALRQVDEGLWSTVKNLKPGERELFKLSVENKMKQLAIQCIELILQGEHFRLVSFQNIQSELEEQELVAWQKLIRILTHEIMNSVAPIASLSSTISDVISSNPPLEEGSLKHIKNSVDVIKKRSEGLLGFTETYRTLTRVPPPNFELVEARHLVEEICTLFKADLDRKGITLNTSFPIQPVTFQADPALLEQVLINLVKNAADAVSGRDNPRIQINVQKTGPKAQIIVVDNGQGISEEAMEQIFVPFFTTKKEGSGIGLSLSRQIMRMHKGNIELHSVEGEGTVVTLTL, encoded by the coding sequence GTGCTGTACAACTTCCGGATCAACATCATCGTTCGCATCTCCATCATATTGCTGTTGGTAGCAGGGGCGGCGGGCAGCTTCATTCAGGACTATACCCTGACTTCCGCATTTATCGTCGCCCTGCTCGCCTTCGCCGTCAGCAACCTCATTTATTACGTCAACCAGACCAACCGCGACCTGGCCAATTTCATAGAAAGCGTACAGTACAACGACTTCACCACCACCACATCGGCCCGCCACAAAGGCGAGTCCTTCGACGAATTGTACCAGAGTTTCAATATGGTTAACCGGAAGTTTCAGGACATTCGGGCGGAGAAAGAGGCCAACCACCAGTTCCTGCAGTCTATTGTAGAACACATCGACATTGGCCTGCTTTGTTTTAACGACGAGGAAGAGATCATCCTCATGAACAAGGCCCTTCAGGCGTTGATCCATAAATCCTACCTCATCAACCTGGGGGCGTTGAGGCAGGTAGACGAGGGCCTGTGGTCTACCGTAAAGAACCTGAAACCGGGAGAGCGGGAGCTGTTCAAGCTTTCTGTCGAGAACAAAATGAAGCAATTGGCCATCCAGTGCATCGAGCTGATCCTGCAGGGAGAACATTTCCGGCTGGTTTCTTTTCAGAACATTCAATCAGAGCTGGAAGAGCAGGAGTTGGTCGCCTGGCAAAAGCTGATCCGCATCCTCACCCATGAAATTATGAACTCCGTTGCCCCCATCGCCTCCCTGAGCTCCACCATCAGCGATGTCATATCCAGCAACCCGCCCCTGGAGGAAGGCAGCCTGAAGCACATCAAAAACTCCGTGGATGTGATCAAGAAACGCAGCGAAGGGCTTTTGGGCTTTACCGAGACCTACCGCACCCTGACGCGGGTGCCCCCGCCCAATTTCGAATTGGTGGAGGCCCGCCACCTCGTCGAAGAAATCTGCACGCTTTTTAAGGCCGATCTGGACCGCAAGGGGATAACCCTGAACACCAGCTTCCCCATACAGCCGGTTACTTTTCAGGCCGACCCGGCGCTGCTGGAACAGGTGCTCATCAACCTGGTCAAAAATGCAGCGGACGCCGTATCCGGCAGAGACAACCCCCGGATACAGATCAACGTACAGAAGACCGGCCCCAAAGCGCAGATCATTGTCGTGGATAACGGGCAGGGCATTTCGGAAGAGGCCATGGAGCAGATTTTTGTTCCCTTTTTCACCACCAAAAAAGAAGGTTCAGGGATCGGGCTCAGCCTCAGCCGCCAGATCATGCGCATGCACAAAGGGAACATCGAGCTGCATTCGGTGGAAGGGGAGGGCACGGTGGTGACGCTGACGTTGTAA